A stretch of DNA from Methanogenium sp. S4BF:
CCCGGATGGATGACATGCGGTATAAACTGGATCTCTGGATTCTTGAAGCCGCGAAACGCATCTCGAATGTTGAGTATCTCCGTGGTTTGCTCTATATGTCATCATTTGCGGATAATATTACCAATGCCGCAGGTTCGATTATCGATGTCATTTTACGGGACATCGAGATTCCGCCGGTATTTAAGAAGATTGTACGTGAGTCTGATGAGATCATTTCACGGATTGAAGTTCAGGAGGGTTCTGAACTTGCCGGAAAAAGCCTGAAAGAAGCTTCGCTGAGCACGGTGTCCGGTATGGTCGTCCTTGCTGTCCGGCACAAGAATAAATGGAAATATCGTCCGAGAAAGGATGAACAGTTACGATCCGGAGATATTATCATCGCCAAAGGGCGCCGGGACGGAGAATGCCGTCTGTATGACCTCGCCCGCGGAACATGAAACGAACGTGAATATTCAAATTGCAGAACGAAATGAGCCAGAGTGTGAAATAAAATGAGTAATGGAGAAATGACTGTTTACAACCTCTCTTCCGCATGTGATGTGGGAGATGTGGAAGAAGGTAAGGTATATGTTGTGCGTGTACAGGGGTTCGCTGACTTTGGCACATTTGTGTACCTGAATGACCGGATTAAGGGTCTGATACACAAATCCAATGTGAAAACCCATCATCAGGAAGGGGAGACGGTATTCGTTCGTGTACGGCAGGTGCGCAAGAACGGCAATATCGATCTCGAGGAGATCGTCCCGACAAGGTACCGGACAGAGACAGTGGCAAAGAAACTCTCAACCATCCGGCTCAGTGACCTCCCGGATAAGGTCGGCAGGCATGTCACCATTGAAGCGGAAGTCGCCCAGATTAAGCAGACTTCAGGCCCCACGATATTCACTATCGTTGATGAGACCGGGTCAGAGGATGCTGCAGCATTCATTGAAGCGGGTGTGCGTGCCTATCCTGAGGTTGAACTTGAGGATATGGTCTCAGTCTCGGGTGAGGTCATGCTCAGGAACAACCGCCTTCAGATCGAGGTTTCAAATATGCGTGTTCTCTCCGGTGAAGAACGGGAGAATGTGGAAAAGCGTATTGCAGAGGCACTTGATCTGCGCGCTGAACCGGAAGACATCCCGTTCATGATCGAAAGCGAGGTGTTGGAACGCCTCAAACCTGAGATGCAGAAGGTAGCCAAAATAATCCGGAAGGCTATCTTTACCGCCCAGCCGATTGTGCTGCGCCACCATGCTGATGCAGATGGCATTACCGCCGCGGTCGCTGTTGAACGTGCAGTCACCTCTCTTATTCGTGAGAACGGCGGTGATCCTGACACAGAGAGCCATATGTTCAAGCGTGCTCCCTCCAAAGCCCCATTCTATGAGATTGAGGATATCACCCGTGACCTCGACTTCGCCCTGAAGGACTTTGTCAGATTTGGCCAGAAACTGCCGCTCATCGTCATGATGGACAATGGCTCCACCGAAGAGGATGAGCCGTCCTACCGGATGGCGAAGATATACGATATCCCGATTGTGGTCGTTGACCATCACCACCCCGATGAAAGCACGGATGCGTATCTCGATGCACATGTGAACCCATACCATGTCGGCGGAGACTTTGGTGTGACAGCAGGTATGCTCGGCGCTGAGCTTGCCCGCATGATCTTCCCGGGTGTGGAGAATGAGATCCGCTATTTCCCCGCAGTAGCAGCAGTGGGAGACCGGAGTGAAGCACCGGAACGCCAGCAGTATCTGGACCTTGTGGCGGGCGAATGGAGCGAGGAGCACTGCAAGAATATCGCCCTTGCTCTTGATTACGAACAGTTCTGGCTCCGGTTTAATGATGGGCGTGAAATTGTAAAGGATATCCTCGGTGTCAATGGAAACCGGGATAGACATGAGCGTCTGATTGCACTGCTCGTAAAGGAAGCAAATCTTGCTATCGAAGAGCAGCTGAGTGCGTCAATGCCGCATGTCATCGAACAGGACCTTTCAAACACTGCGAAACTCTTCATGCTGGATGTGGAAATCTATGCACACCGGTTCACCTTCCCGCCACCCGGAAAGACCTCCGGCGAAGTGCATGACATCCTCTGCAGGCGCAATGAGGGCGCACCGGTGGTGACGCTGGGTATCGGGCCCGATTTTGTTGTCATCCGGTCGCGTGGTGTTCTGATGAACATTCCGAAGATGGTGCGTGAACTCAGGGAAGAGGTAATCGGCGGCGGCGTGAACGGCGGTGGTCATCTTGTCGTTGGAAGCATAAAATTCGTTGAAGGAATGCGGGAAACCGTTATTAAGAGCCTCATAGCAAAGATTGAGGAGTTTCCTGTAGAATAATAATTTAAGGGTTATTTTAGGAAATTACCCTTCGATTTCTGATATATCCGTACATCGGATATGGCAATCAATTCTGACCTATTTTCAGTGTTTTAATCAAAAAAATCGTAAATTCTGTCTGAATAGGCCAATAAATGGCATATTTTCCAGAAACATTTATATTATAGTAATTTCTAAATGGAAATTGCTCCCGGAGTGAAACGATGAATCATAAAAACCGTATTTCTGACCGGTATACGGCAACACAGGGGAAGATCATCTCATATCTGGTGCAGGGTCTTACAGCGGGAAAACATTACTTTAAATCAAAGTACATTGCAAAAGACCTGGGTCTGTCACCGAAAGAAGTGGGTACAAACCTGGCAATTCTTTCTGATATCTGTGACGAACTTGATATCTCCCGCTGGAGTTACTCGAACAGCACTACATGGCGTGTTCTTCCGCGTTCTGCGTAATTATTCAGTAATGCTCAGGCCATGCGCCTGAATCATCCAACCCTCTTATCCTCTGTTTTCCTCTCAGGTCGGTTATTAAACCAAAGCATTAACTTGATTACGGGAAATTTCTTGTACATGGCTGATAAAATCGTGGAATTTGTATCTGATATCGAATTCGTCGCAAACATCGATGAAAATAAGGACTGTCTCATGAATCAGGGCACCCAGTCTGATGAGGTCACTGCTACAGAGGGCAATCCACTTGGCCTCTGGTATAACATTGATGTGCCCAAGGGGCACGGGCTGAAGGCCGGTGACAAAATACGGATCATAATTGAGAAGGTTTAGAGTGGCAGAAGTAAACGGGGGTATGCGCCTCTGCTATTGTCCGTGCCGAATAAAAAATAATCCGGAGGCATTATAATCCGATGACTACATCATGGCGTGCCTATGGTGCTCTCCTCTTTCTCTTTGCAGGCATCTGTATCTGCGGATGTGTTACTGATGAAGGGGCATACTCTTCGGCATTATCTTTGTATCAACATGCAGAGACGAGAATCAGTGAAATTGACTGGGATACCAGTCCGCCTGAACTCACGGATGCGAAACTTCAGGGAGCAGAAGTGGACCTGAACGAGGCCCTTGTGATTGTGGATACCCTTCAGCCGGACCCTGCATCCGGCAAACCCAGCGCTGAATATGCCCTGCGCGAACTGATTTTCGCAAAACAGGCATATGTCTCTGCTGCCCGAGATGTGTCATCTGCTCAGATGCACATCCTGAATGCAGGTGATGCAGCAGAACTCTACCAGTATGCTGACTGGTATCTTGAGATGCATGCTGCGATGGGGAATCTTGCCCTTGCAGACGCGGCACTCTCTCTTTCTGACAGCCGCATGAACGGCATTAAAATGGGCATGGTCCCGGTAGAAATGCGTTCTGATATTGCTGAGGCAAAAGGGCTGAATGCTAATTTCGCCGGGCTCATCACTTCTCTTGAACGCTCAGTTGAACTGGCCCTTGAAGAGTGAGACTCTGAAGGGTGCGGGCATCCACTTTTTTACGCTGTGTTCAGGAATGCAGTGAGTCGGCGGATTGGCGGCTGGATCCGGGCTTCACCATACTGTGCTTTTGTCGTCTCCAGGGTGAAGGCATACCCGTTCACATCCTGTGCACTTACGATGAAGTAAAATGCCTGACCTGATGCCTGGACTGTTTTTAGCACGTGTTCTTTGTAGCGCATCTGGTTGCCGGTGAGAATGGTGCCGGTTTCAGCGTCCACAAGTACCCAGGTCAGCCGGGAACTTTCCGGTTTGGTGACGGCAGTCATGCTGGCATTTATCCGCCAGAATCCAAACGGAATATGAAACGTCTCTGAAAACCCGTTGCCGGGGCCGGTATACTGTGCAAACCGGACAATCTCTCCCTGTCTCCAGATCTCAGTATTTTCCGGGTCTGACGCACCAAAATGCGTCATGTCAGCCGGAAAATCCGTGACCGGGTATCCTCCCGCGCCGCTCACATAAATCGTGTTCAGATTGGTATTTTTTGGGATATTCCATACCTGTGGTTTCCCCTGCATCGTATAGAACGGAAGTTCGCCTGCAGGACTTTTATAGGGTGAATCCGGCTGAGAATATCCGGGATTTGTGCCAATTCCGGGAATACTGTCGATACCCTGTGAGGTGACTGCGATAATGACCACAATGATGATCGCACCTGCAAAGGTGAGGATGTCTGCCCGTTTCACATCATAACCTTGTACAGCTTTTCTGATAACGTTTTGTCTGTATCTCAGGGAATGAGGCGGAATCTCAGAACGTGTATTTAAAATAATATCGGGCTGCACCTTTTGTTATCTATGGACCTGCAGGAATCACGAACCTGGATTCTCTTTTATCTGATTTCATTTGTGGTACTTCTGGTCTCTGTGTTTCTGACATCAAAAGGCGTCCTGATGGGAATCGGTCTTACCATGGTCATTGTGGTGGTTGGAATAAATCTTATGTTTATGCTCAGTCAGGTGAAAGAGTCTACAAAAAAGAAGGGCCTGATGGAGAAGGTATCTCATTTTGAGATAGATGATTCAGAGAACCCTGACGAGCTCAGGACACCGAAACACTGATCAGATACCTTTCTTCCGGTATATCTTCTGAATCGGGTTATACGGGTCATAGAGCTGTTCGACATCTCTTCCCATATATTCGGTCTTTCCCATGACATAGTAGCCGCCTTCTGCAAGTGCCGGTGCAAAAATACGTGCGAGCTCATCCTTCTGTTTTTCCGTGAAATAAATCGTCACATTCCTGCAGAGGATGATATCCAGATACTGGGTTACTGCCCGCCCGCTCATCAGGTCGTGCCGGGAGAACTTTACGAGATCCCTGAGATGCGGTTTAACCAGGAATGTTCCGTCCGGTTGTTCATCAAAATGCCTGCGGACCTGTGATTCAGAAAGGTTCTCCAGTGCTTTTTTCAGGTATATGCCTGTTTCAGCCTTTTTGAGAGCCTCTCTGTCGATGTCTGAGGCAAATATGGTCACCTGCACATCCGGGTAGAGTACTCGTGCCTCATGAATCATCAGAGCAAGGGTATAGGGCTCTTCTCCGGTTGCACAACCGGCACTCCAGATGCGGATTTTCTGTTTCCTGCGCCGGATTTCCGGGATGATGTCCCGTTTTATCAGGTCAAATACTTCCGGGTCACGCCAGAATTTTGTCACATTAATGGTGAGGGCATTCCGGAGTGCTTCCTGTTCTGTCGTGCTCGAGATGAGGAGAGAATTGTAATTGGCATATGATTCAATCTTGTTCATGCGCATTCTTGACTGAATTCTCCGCTGGAGATAATCAGGTTTGTAGTTCCCGCACTGTATGCCCAGCCTGGATTCTATTGTCCGCAGAACCGACTGGAATTCTCTGGTGTCCATTGTGATATCATCTGTCCTGTTCAAAGCTGAACCGTTCTATCTGGGAATGCAGGCGTTCGGCCATTGCATCAAGTTCATGAACAACACTGCCTACTTCTTCAGCTGAGGCGCTCAGCTCTTCTGCCAGTGCTGCCATATCCTCATTGTTGTGCATGGTTTTTCGTGCCATCTGTGACGCACGCTCTACCTTTTCCATTAACCGGTTGGTGGCATTGGCCTGATCTTCGGTGGCATGGGTTATTTCCACAACCCCCTGTGCTGACAGATTAATTACATCGACAATGGTGTTAATGGCATCAATGGATGCATTCACGCTGGTTATGCCATTGCGGATCTCAACATCTGCTGAACGCATCGACTCAGCGGTTCGTTCGCTTTCATTCTGAATCGTCCCGATGAGCTCTTCGATGCTTGTTGAAGCCTCTTTTGACTCCACGGCAAGATTGCGTATCTCCCCTGCAACAACCGAGAATCCCCTGCCATGTTCACCGGCCCGGGCTGCCTCAATTGCAGCATTGATGGCGAGAAGATTTGTCTGATCGGCAATGCCTGCGATTATCCGGACAATCTTCCCGATTTTCTTCATCTGGTCATTTAAGGCAGTTATGTCCTGGACGCTCTGCTGTGATATTTCACCCACCAGTGCCATCTTCTCTGAAGCGTTCTTTCCAATCTCAGCACCCTTTGCCCCTTCTTCTGAGGAGAGTTCTGCCTGCCGCATCACTTCCTGGGAGGTACTTGCTATCTCCTCGATGGAGGCAGAGAGGTTTGCCACTTCATAACTGACAGCTTCAATCTCTCCCTGCAGGATGGCCATATTTTCGGTGATTGTCTGGGTGTCTGTTGCCATCTTCACGTTGGCATTGCTTATCTCATCACTGCTTGCAGTCAGCTCTTTTGCGGTATGCCGGATGGTTTCAATTGTTTCAGCGACATTTTCAGTAATTGACCGGATCGAGGCAACTGAGTTGTTGTAATGCACTTTCAGGATTCTTAAAGGGTCATTGTCAGAAACAGTGGTTTCAGCCATGAGATTCCCGGATGCGAGCTCCTCCATCCGACTGGTCAGGTATTCTGCACTCTCTGCAAGGGTTTCTGCCTCCTCCTTCATCTGTGCCATAATGCGGGAGATTTCTGCTTCTTTTTCCCTGACGTCAGAGATGTCATTGTACACGATGAAAATATGTGATAACATACGGTCGGGGCCGATGACAGGAATTCCATACTGCTCCAGAATGTGCGTGCCTGAGGGGAGATCAACGGTGACAACCCCATAACATGTTTTCTTCCGGCGGATTACCTGGCCCAGCCCGTCACCCTCCTGGTCACGGATACTGAAATCACGGGCGTTCATCCCGATAAGCTTCTCGCGCGGAATGCCGCTCATCTTTGCATATGCCTCATTAGTCACCTGTATGGTAAAATTACTGTCCATATAGAGAATGGGCATCGGGTTCTCTTCGATCATCAGTTCCGAGCGTTTCCGCAGGACTTCATTTTCCACCATCCGTTCGCGGATCTGATCTGCTTCCCTGCGTTCCTTTGTCACATCATTATAGAAGATATAGATCGATTCAACAGAACCGGTCTCCTGCAGTATGGGGATGCCATACTGTTCAAGCATATAGGTTCCGGCAGGCAGGCGGATCGTGATCTCCGCTGAACTCCGTACTTTATTCTTCACGGTTTTTCCGATACCGTCTCCTTTCTGGTCGATGAGAGAGAAGTCCCTGAGATTCATTTTCCGGAGTTCTGCGAGTTTAATACCGGATAACTGTTCATATGCCGGGTTTGCACCGGTTATCTTCAATGAACTGTCGGTAATGAGCACCGGTATCGGATTCTTCATCACCAGTGCATTTATTTCCCGCTCTTTCTGCCTGAGGGCACGAACGGTTTCTCCTTCCTGTGGAGCGGCAGCCGCGGCGGCTTTTAGTGCAGTGATCTGATTCAGCAATTCCCGCTGCCCGGCATCCTGGGCAGATACCTTCATACTCAGACGGGATACTTCGG
This window harbors:
- a CDS encoding methyl-accepting chemotaxis protein, with protein sequence MPDEPKRPGRKALFTGVQKQKTRTEEPFETTTTEEKDEPLSAALENIILNPKSGSISPETIEPALEGVAVSINAALSAVRHAADEELQAAQEKYDQLAAQSAEQDKKIASLNADLESQLRITRSLTEELKETDTPETDAWEAERERITADLRKKDEEIIRLTDQISALSEGGASLRNEIAELRRAAAEAPEPEAYAQLRQQFEELTHRHADLTAQTEAREEQLAADIRKKEEEVIRLTEEAGAVGEEAASLRNEIAELRRAAAEAPEPEAYAHLRQQFEELTHRHADLSAQAEAKEEQRAAEIKEKDDELIRLGNEMSELREETALLRKAAAETPEPEAYAHLRQQFEELTHRHTDLTIQYTAEKEQRAADLSQKECDGIRLRDENAALRRELAEAPIPKRDADLQKRFEQLTIRHADRTAEYETRIRRSGAETIALKEELRTAEQAKKRAESEVSRLSMKVSAQDAGQRELLNQITALKAAAAAAPQEGETVRALRQKEREINALVMKNPIPVLITDSSLKITGANPAYEQLSGIKLAELRKMNLRDFSLIDQKGDGIGKTVKNKVRSSAEITIRLPAGTYMLEQYGIPILQETGSVESIYIFYNDVTKERREADQIRERMVENEVLRKRSELMIEENPMPILYMDSNFTIQVTNEAYAKMSGIPREKLIGMNARDFSIRDQEGDGLGQVIRRKKTCYGVVTVDLPSGTHILEQYGIPVIGPDRMLSHIFIVYNDISDVREKEAEISRIMAQMKEEAETLAESAEYLTSRMEELASGNLMAETTVSDNDPLRILKVHYNNSVASIRSITENVAETIETIRHTAKELTASSDEISNANVKMATDTQTITENMAILQGEIEAVSYEVANLSASIEEIASTSQEVMRQAELSSEEGAKGAEIGKNASEKMALVGEISQQSVQDITALNDQMKKIGKIVRIIAGIADQTNLLAINAAIEAARAGEHGRGFSVVAGEIRNLAVESKEASTSIEELIGTIQNESERTAESMRSADVEIRNGITSVNASIDAINTIVDVINLSAQGVVEITHATEDQANATNRLMEKVERASQMARKTMHNNEDMAALAEELSASAEEVGSVVHELDAMAERLHSQIERFSFEQDR
- a CDS encoding protein-glutamate O-methyltransferase CheR, which translates into the protein MDTREFQSVLRTIESRLGIQCGNYKPDYLQRRIQSRMRMNKIESYANYNSLLISSTTEQEALRNALTINVTKFWRDPEVFDLIKRDIIPEIRRRKQKIRIWSAGCATGEEPYTLALMIHEARVLYPDVQVTIFASDIDREALKKAETGIYLKKALENLSESQVRRHFDEQPDGTFLVKPHLRDLVKFSRHDLMSGRAVTQYLDIILCRNVTIYFTEKQKDELARIFAPALAEGGYYVMGKTEYMGRDVEQLYDPYNPIQKIYRKKGI
- a CDS encoding OB-fold nucleic acid binding domain-containing protein yields the protein MSNGEMTVYNLSSACDVGDVEEGKVYVVRVQGFADFGTFVYLNDRIKGLIHKSNVKTHHQEGETVFVRVRQVRKNGNIDLEEIVPTRYRTETVAKKLSTIRLSDLPDKVGRHVTIEAEVAQIKQTSGPTIFTIVDETGSEDAAAFIEAGVRAYPEVELEDMVSVSGEVMLRNNRLQIEVSNMRVLSGEERENVEKRIAEALDLRAEPEDIPFMIESEVLERLKPEMQKVAKIIRKAIFTAQPIVLRHHADADGITAAVAVERAVTSLIRENGGDPDTESHMFKRAPSKAPFYEIEDITRDLDFALKDFVRFGQKLPLIVMMDNGSTEEDEPSYRMAKIYDIPIVVVDHHHPDESTDAYLDAHVNPYHVGGDFGVTAGMLGAELARMIFPGVENEIRYFPAVAAVGDRSEAPERQQYLDLVAGEWSEEHCKNIALALDYEQFWLRFNDGREIVKDILGVNGNRDRHERLIALLVKEANLAIEEQLSASMPHVIEQDLSNTAKLFMLDVEIYAHRFTFPPPGKTSGEVHDILCRRNEGAPVVTLGIGPDFVVIRSRGVLMNIPKMVRELREEVIGGGVNGGGHLVVGSIKFVEGMRETVIKSLIAKIEEFPVE